The Brachyhypopomus gauderio isolate BG-103 chromosome 12, BGAUD_0.2, whole genome shotgun sequence genome window below encodes:
- the gtf3c3 gene encoding general transcription factor 3C polypeptide 3 encodes MAESTPELTEYLDGKISFEEFERRRERRRAELKEDRDDCSEENDAVEQDDATPSTSKQSPRIVRKHPAGGMEEGVSMSVQKAFASMLGESLEDVDEDDDGDDEWRNAGEEDGADDEVDGGGEITPGDVFALEMELNRENKKMMKERRPRSKLPRALRGLMGEANIRYARGEKDDAILMCMEIIRQAPLAYEPFSTLAMIYEDQGDMEKALQFGLIAAHLNPSDCEEWVKLADMSLEQDNIKQAIICYTKAIKYDQSNVRYLWERSSLYEQVGEHKQAMDGYRRILSLLPPTDGEHFMQLSRDMAKSYYESNELPSAIGVMEEALLRHPELVTHECVNMAAELYIANHQYSQALEALVKFCGIVLEREVVAQEGMEQADMMAEEEEEKSRDEKKNEPKGRILEVGVPDDVPVDIRVKLMVCLIHQHVFKPLDPMLTSLMEQSPEDLGDLYLDVAEAFMDEGEYNSALPLLSALVCSERYNLAVVWLRHAECLKALGHAEVAARSYTRVVEMAPLHLEARLALATLQQQLGQPERALQALEPMHDPDTLAQDSAAAQQELKLLLHRSTLLRSQGRTEDYIDTLLTMLSMLLKVAMVRAQVCLIASTSSGCRHLRMIKVSRSKLSEIEDQEAAYLDVTGKTSVLSREDWWKLLMCCLTALCEEQRFGEAELLVDSSLEFYSFYDDRTKREELEYLGLSAAFLDRNFRKAYDYIRLMLIGNVERAQLWNVFNQVTLHSQDVRHHRFCLRLMLKNPENHALCLLNGHTSLVSGTFKHALGQYMQTFRNQPCNPLHSLCVGLTFFHMASQKFVLKRHPLVLQGFSFLWRYMEFRGHCQESLYNLGRALHQLGLTHLAIHYYEKALSFPPLRLEGIDDDQVDLRREIAYNLSLIHLSSNNKDMARYYVYTYCTV; translated from the exons GGCCTTTGCCTCCATGCTGGGGGAGAGTCTTGAAGATgtggatgaggatgatgatggtgatgatgagtGGAGAAATGCTGGAGAGGAAGATGGTGCTGATGATGAGGTcgatggtggtggtgagatcACACCAGGGGATGTGTTTGCACTTGAGATGGAGCTAAACCGGGAAAACAAGAAAATGATGAAG gaaagGCGTCCGCGGAGCAAGCTCCCACGTGCCCTCCGAGGGCTGATGGGGGAGGCCAACATCCGCTATGCCCGTGGGGAGAAGGATGACGCCATCCTCATGTGCATGGAGATCATTCGCCAGG CCCCTCTGGCATACGAGCCTTTCTCCACGCTGGCAATGATCTACGAGGACCAGGGTGACATGGAGAAGGCACTGCAGTTTGGTCTAATTGCTGCACACCTGAATCCCAGCGACTGTGAGGAGTGGGTCAAGCTCGCTGACATGTCCCTGGAGCAGGACAACATCAAGCAGGCCATCATCTGTTATACCAAAG CGATCAAGTATGACCAGAGTAATGTGCGCTACCTGTGGGAGCGCTCCAGCCTCTACGAACAGGTGGGCGAACACAAGCAGGCAATGGATGGTTACCGCCGCATCCTCAGTCTGCTGCCCCCTACTGATGGGGAGCACTTCATGCAGCTTTCCCGCGACATGGCCAA gaGTTACTACGAGAGCAATGAGCTTCCTTCAGCTATTGGTGTGATGGAGGAGGCCCTGCTGCGTCACCCCGAGCTCGTCACACACGAGTGTGTTAACATGGCGGCTGAGCTTTACATCGCCAACCACCAGTACAGTCAGGCCTTAGAG gctctCGTTAAGTTTTGTGGCATTGTGCTGGAGAGAGAAGTGGTTGCTCAGGAAGGCATGGAGCAGGCTGATATGATGgctgaggaggaagaagagaagagcagagatgaaaaaaaaaatgagccAAAAG GACGGATTCTGGAGGTTGGGGTGCCTGACGACGTTCCAGTAGATATCAGGGTGAAGCTCATGGTTTGTCTGATCCACCAGCATGTCTTCAAACCCCTGGAT CCCATGCTGACGTCTTTGATGGAGCAGAGTCCCGAGGACCTGGGCGATCTGTACCTGGACGTGGCTGAAGCCTTCATGGACGAGGGCGAGTACAACTCCGCCCTGCCACTGCTGTCCGCCCTCGTCTGCTCCGAGCGCTACAACCTGGCTGTGGTCTGGCTCCGACATGCTG AGTGTCTGAAGGCGCTGGGCCATGCGGAGGTGGCAGCGCGGAGCTACACCCGGGTGGTGGAGATGGCGCCACTCCACCTGGAGGCCCGTCTGGCCCTGGCCAccctacagcagcagctgggCCAACCTGAGCGCGCCCTGCAGGCCCTCGAGCCCATGCACGACCCCGACACGCTGGCACAAGACTCGGCCGCTGCACAGCAG gAGCTGAAGTTGTTGCTCCACCGCTCCACACTGCTCCGATCTCAAGGCCGGACGGAGGACTACATAGACACTCTTCTCACCATGCTGTCCATGCTGCTCAAG GTGGCGATGGTGAGAGCTCAGGTGTGTCTCATAGCTAGCACTTCATCTGGATGCAGACACCTGCGCATGATCAAAGTGTCCCGCAGCAAGCTGTCTGAAATCGAGGACCAGGAAGCGGCTTACCTGGACGTGACAG GTAAGACCAGCGTGCTGTCGCGTGAGGACTGGTGGAAGTTGCTCATGTGCTGCCTGACGGCGTTGTGTGAGGAGCAGCGCTTCGGCGAGGCCGAGCTGCTGGTGGACTCCTCGCTGGAGTTCTACTCCTTCTACGATGACCGCACCAAGCGGGAGGAGTTGGAGTACCTCGGGCTCTCCGCTGCTTTTCTGGATCGAAACTTCCGGAAAGCCTACGACTACATCCG acTCATGCTGATAGGGAATGTGGAGCGTGCGCAGCTCTGGAACGTCTTCAACCAGGTGACGTTGCACTCGCAGGATGTACGCCACCACCGCTTCTGTCTGCGTCTCATGCTGAAGAACCCTGAGAACCACGCGCTCTGCCTCCTTAACGGGCACACCTCGCTCGTGTCTGGCACATTCAAACATGCTCTCG GTCAGTACATGCAGACGTTCAGGAACCAGCCCTGTAACCCTCTGCACAGCTTGTGTGTGGGCCTCACGTTCTTCCACATGGCTTCCCAGAAGTTTGTTTTGAAGAGACATCCCCTAGTACTACAG GGTTTCTCGTTCTTGTGGCGGTACATGGAGTTCAGAGGTCACTGTCAGGAGAGCCTGTATAATTTGGGGCGGGCCCTTCACCAGCTGGGCCTCACCCATCTTGCCATCCACTACTATGAGAAAGCTCTGAGTTTCCCTCCACTCAGACTGGAG GGGATTGATGACGATCAGGTGGACCTGCGCAGAGAGATTGCCTATAATTTATCGCTTATACACCTGTCCAGCAACAACAAGGACATGGCCCGCTACTATGTCTATACGTATTGTACTGTGTGA